Genomic segment of Legionellales bacterium:
TCACAGCTTCAATAAACATGTATGGGTTATCGCTTTGCATTAACGCACTGCCAATTAATACCGCATTAATCCGCGAGGGTAAGCGATTAATATCCGAGGGTTGAGTGATCCCCGAGGCGCCAATCACATAGCAATCGTTAGGAATTAATTCCAGCAAACGCGGTGTTTTACTAAAATTAATTTCAAGCGTTTGTAAATCACGATGATTAATTTGAATTATTCTAGCGTCTAATTGCAAGGCCATGGCTAATTCTTCTTGATTAAATACTTCAATGATTGCATCCATATGATACGACTCAATGATATTTTTTAATTGCTGTAAGCGTGGGAATTCAAGTGCTTTTACAATTAATAAACAAGCATCAGCACCGTGTAAACGCGCTTGCATAATTTGGCGTTCATCAATAATAAAATCTTTGCATAATAATGGTAAATCACAGTGTCGACGAACGGTGCTGAGGGTGGCGAAACTGCCAGAAAAATAGCGCTCATCGGTTAATACAGAA
This window contains:
- a CDS encoding indole-3-glycerol-phosphate synthase yields the protein MLSEILDYKKHYVKNLPVIENLPLAQHSFITTFKRQSLAIIAEIKFKSPALGSLTSELNPLKILKNYQEAGVQGISVLTDERYFSGSFATLSTVRRHCDLPLLCKDFIIDERQIMQARLHGADACLLIVKALEFPRLQQLKNIIESYHMDAIIEVFNQEELAMALQLDARIIQINHRDLQTLEINFSKTPRLLELIPNDCYVIGASGITQPSDINRLPSRINAVLIGSALMQSDNPYMFIEAVRALR